In Alkalihalobacillus sp. AL-G, the genomic stretch TGACTTTACGAAACACGATTTCTTCAAGGATTGGTCCAATAACTGAGACTACTAAAATAAGCAGTGGAAAGGACAGTGTCAAATCTACGATCATTTTCGTATTCTTTGAGCCTGGTTCAATACCAAATACATTCATTTCGATGCTCGCTGCAACAACTTGAGCAATAAATACAATTGGAATTCCAGCAAGTGCCCAACCGATTGTTTGGCTCATGCTTGAGCGTTCATCCCGATAAAGGGGGGTACGAAACTCCGGAATCAGAAGTACCATGATGATTATGAATCCGATTGAAAAACTGACCACGTTCCAAATCCCGGGTATTTTTTCCATTGGAATTCCGAGTGACAGTAATAAA encodes the following:
- a CDS encoding CPBP family intramembrane glutamic endopeptidase gives rise to the protein MKKRNAWILITYILMLLSGLIGVPLLLSLGIPMEKIPGIWNVVSFSIGFIIIMVLLIPEFRTPLYRDERSSMSQTIGWALAGIPIVFIAQVVAASIEMNVFGIEPGSKNTKMIVDLTLSFPLLILVVSVIGPILEEIVFRKVIFGTLYKRTNFIIAALISSLVFAVVHRDFSHILIYAALGFTLSFLYVKTKRLIVPIIAHVSINSFVMLAQVVFRDKIAELEKQLQSIQFLFGG